Genomic DNA from Deltaproteobacteria bacterium:
GTAGACCATGACCGAAGTGGCTCCGTGGCGCTTGGACATCTTCTTCTTGTCCGGGCCAAGGATCATGGGCACGTGGCCAAAGGCCGGGATTGGATATTCCAGAGCCTCGAAGAGCCGAAGCTGCTTGGGGGTATTGTTCTGATGGTCGTCCCCGCGAATGACGTGGGTCACGCCCATGAGAGCGTCGTCCACCACCACGGCCATCTGATAGATGGGCGACCCGTCGGCCCGACGGATGACGAAGTCGTCCAGCTCGCGATTATCTACGGCAATGGGGCCCTTGATCAGGTCGTTAAAAACAGTTGTGCCGTCCAGGGGCATCTTGAACCGGACCACCCGGCCCGGACCAGGCCCCAGGCCGCGTTCCCGGCACCGGCCGTCGTACTTGGGCTTCCGGCCCTCGACCCGGGCCTTGGCCCGCATGGCCTCGATCTCCTCGGGCGTGCACTCGCAATAATAGGCCCGCCCCTTGGCCACCAGCCTGTCCACATGCTCGTTGTAGATGTTATTCCGCTCACTCTGGAAATACGGCCCCTCGTCAAAGTCCAGGCCCAGCCAGTCCAAACCGTCCAGAATGGCCTGGGTCATCTCCGGGGTGGACCGCTGCTGGTCCGTGTCCTCGATACGAAGGACGAACCGTCCGCCGTTGGCCCGGGCAAAGAGATAGTTGAACAGGGCCGTGCGGGCCCCGCCGATGTGCAAATAGCCCGTGGGGCTAGGGGGAAATCTGGTCACTATGGTGGTCATGGTGCTCCTCGAAAAAATGAACGGCGGGCCAAGGCCCGCCGGATGTTGTATGTTTTACCGCCGACGGATCAGGCCGACTCGACGGCCCTGATCTCGGGGATCTGCTTCAGGATGATCTTCTCGATCCCGTTCTTCAAGGTCATCTGGGACATGGGACAACCCTTGCAGGCCCCCTGCAGTCGGACCCTGACCACGTTGTCGGCGGTGATTTCCACAAGTTCGACGTCCCCTCCGTCGGCCTGCAATGTCGGCCGGATGGTTTTCAAAACGGCTTCCACTTTTTCACGCATGAAATGGCTCCTTGGCGATTGGTGTTCTTGTAGCCAAAAATTCAGTATATTCAAATAATACCGGAGAGTTTTAGACTAGAGGCCCAAAGCGGCCAAGGCCCGTTCCGGATCCCTACGCTCGGGCACGTCCCGGATCTTCTCCTGCCCGTCCCGGACCGCTTTGGACACGTACAGACCGCAAAAACAGGCTCCAAACTCTTGAACGTCGGGTTCGCGGTATTCGCAGGGACAGATGATATCCCGGTCCGTCTCGTAGTCTCCCGTGGCCAGACGGCAGGGGCAGGCCATGTACCCGTAACGTTCCTTGTTGATCAGCAGGCTTTCCATAAGGGGCATGACCATTTTGTCGT
This window encodes:
- a CDS encoding glutamate--tRNA ligase; its protein translation is MTTIVTRFPPSPTGYLHIGGARTALFNYLFARANGGRFVLRIEDTDQQRSTPEMTQAILDGLDWLGLDFDEGPYFQSERNNIYNEHVDRLVAKGRAYYCECTPEEIEAMRAKARVEGRKPKYDGRCRERGLGPGPGRVVRFKMPLDGTTVFNDLIKGPIAVDNRELDDFVIRRADGSPIYQMAVVVDDALMGVTHVIRGDDHQNNTPKQLRLFEALEYPIPAFGHVPMILGPDKKKMSKRHGATSVMVYREMGYLPQAVCNYLVRLGWAHGDDEIFSREEMVAKFSLDGLGKSASVFDQTKLDWLNSHYIKESTPSVLAPLLAEQYGFLGHKNLSLDYVESIVPLYQPRAKTLKEMAEGSEFFVRSDDDLSYDSKAVAKFLTAETRALLASLRSDLAEVGDFTEAGLEAAMQAFLDRNGQAFKALAQPLRVALTGKTASPGLFETMAVMGRERTLRRLDVVLS
- a CDS encoding NifU family protein, which produces MREKVEAVLKTIRPTLQADGGDVELVEITADNVVRVRLQGACKGCPMSQMTLKNGIEKIILKQIPEIRAVESA
- a CDS encoding ferredoxin:thioredoxin reductase, whose translation is MNAEQLRNALAKVQEPKGYYFNVDDKMVMPLMESLLINKERYGYMACPCRLATGDYETDRDIICPCEYREPDVQEFGACFCGLYVSKAVRDGQEKIRDVPERRDPERALAALGL